GTATGAGCGGCCTGGCGGAACTGCTGCTGGGCCGTGGCCATCAGGTGAGCGGTTCGGATGTGAAGGCCAGCCAGGTAACAGCCAAATTGGAGCGAATGGGTGCCCGGGTCAGTATCGGTCATCGGGCGGAACTGGTGGAGGGGGCAGAACTGGTGGTGGTTTCTACCGCTATCAGGCCGGAAAACCCCGAGCTGGTGCGGGCTCAGCAAATAGGCCTGCCTATCTGGCATCGCTCCGATTTGCTGGCCTGGTTTATGCAGCAACAGGAAGGAATTGGCATTGCCGGGGCTCATGGCAAGACCACTACCACCGGCATGGTAGCCAACATGTTGTTACAGGCCGGGCTGGATCCCACGGTGGTGGTAGGTGGTACCTTCCGCACCATCGGCGGCAATGCCCGTCTGGGTCAGGGCCGTTATCTGGTGGCCGAGGCGGATGAAAGCGATGGTTCCTTCCTCAAACTGCCCATCAAGTACGGCGTGGTAACCAATATCGAGGCAGACCACCTGGACTATTACGGGGATTTGAGCAAAATCATCACCGCTTTTCGCACCTATCTGAACCGTTTGCCTGGCGATGGCCTGGCAGTCCTGGGCATCGACAATCCCCTCACCGCCAGCCTGGCGGCTGAACATAAGGGGCCTAAACTAACTTACGGTTTTGCTGCTACTGCTGATTACCGGGTAGAGGAGCCGGTGCGGGAAGGAGCCTGGCAGGTGGCGACCGTCTACGAGGGTGGGCAAAAACTGGGGCAGCTGCGCCTGGCTGTTCCCGGGCGCCATAATGCAGTCAATGCCCTGGCGGCAGTAGCCCTGGGCCGGCATTTTGGCCTGGCTTTTCCGGCGATCGCTGATGGGTTGGCTCAGTTCCAGGGTGTAATGCGTCGGTTTGAAACCCTGGGCCGGCATCTGGGTATCTGGGTGGTGGATGATTATGCCCATCATCCCACCGAAGTGCAGGCTACCCTGAAAGCGGCACGTCAGGCTGGACCCCGGCGGCTGGTGGCCTGTTTCCAGCCCCACCGCTACACCCGGACCAAATTTTTGGGTGAGGAATTTGCCCATTCTTTCGCTGAGGCTGACCTGGTGTTACTGACAGACATTTATAGTGCGGGGGAAGACCCCATCCCGGGGGTAAGCACAGAAGGGATAATTGCCGCTATGCCTGCCGAGGTGCGGGCCCGGACCCTGTATTGTCCCACTTTGCCTCAATTAAAGGAGAAGCTGTTGCAAATTCTTAAGCCCGGTGATCTGGTCTTGACCATGGGAGCGGGTAATATCCGGCAGGTGGGAGAAGAGCTGGCACAAATTTTACTGGAAGCAGAGAAAGAGGGGCGGCAGCTGTGGACAGAAGTAGCTTCCGGCTAGAAGGAGATTTCGGGGAAATCCGCTGGCAGGAGCCGCTCAGCCGCCATACCACCTGGAAGCTGGGAGGACCAGCCCGGGCCCTGGTCCTGCCGGAAAGGCCGGATCAGGTGGCGGCTTTGCTCCGTTATTGCCAGGAGAAGCAAATTCCTCTGCTGGTGCTGGGCAATGGCTCCAATCTGCTGGTCAGGGATAGCGGCTGGCCGGGAGTTGCCCTCAAACTGAGCAAACTGCAGCAGCTGGAACTGAGCGGGGAAAAAATCAGGGCCCAGGCAGGGGTATTGTTGCCGGTACTGGCCCGGAAAACCATGGCGGCCGGTCTGGCCGGACTGGAATGGGCCGGGGGCATACCGGCCACTGTGGGCGGGGCTGTACTGATGAATGCCGGCGCCCATGGCGGCCAGATGGCCGAGGTGGTGGAGAAGGTCACCATCCTGAACTGGCAGGGAGAAGAGGAAGTCTGGTCCAGCCAGGAACTGGATTATGGCTACCGCAGCTCCCGGCTCAAGGCAGCGCGGCCAGGAGTGGTAATCGAAGCCAGTTTCCGTTTGACACCTGCTGACCCGGTTCAGTTACAGCAGCGGGCCCAGGAACTGCTGGCCTGGCGGCAACAGCATCAGCCCCTGAACTTACCCAGCTGTGGCAGTGTGTTCAAAAATCCCCCCGGGGGGAGTGCCGGTCGGTTGATTGAAAGCGCCGGTTGCAAAGGCTGGCAGGAAGGCCAAATCCAGGTCTCCCCGGTGCATGCCAATTTTTTTGTCAATTTAGGAGGAGGTACGGCAAGCGAGGCCTTGCGCCTGATGGAGCGGGTTCAGGCGAGGGTGGCCCAGGTCCACGGCATCAAGCTGGAACCGGAAGTGCAGATTGTGGGGTGACAGCATGGCTAATCAGGCTAAACTGGAAATTGTGGGTGGGCGCCCATTGCAAGGTACCATCACTGTCAGTGCTGCCAAGAATGCGGCTTTGCCGCTGCTAGCAGCAGCATTGCTTACCGAAGAAGAAGTGGTGTTTGACAATCTGCCCCGCATCAAAGATGTGGAGGCAATGCTGGAAGTAATCCAGCAGGTGGGAGGGACGATCAGGGAGCTGGAGGACGGACGGTGGGCAATCAGTGGCCGGAATCTGGATGCCAGCCGGGAAGTGCCCAATGAACTGGTGCGCAAAATCCGGGCCTCCAACCTTCTACTGGGTCCATTGCTAGCGCGTTGCGGCATGGCTCATCTATCCATGCCCGGCGGTTGCAGTATCGGGTCACGGCAGATGGAT
This genomic stretch from Carboxydocella sporoproducens DSM 16521 harbors:
- the murC gene encoding UDP-N-acetylmuramate--L-alanine ligase, with translation MKEIKGRVHFIGIGGSGMSGLAELLLGRGHQVSGSDVKASQVTAKLERMGARVSIGHRAELVEGAELVVVSTAIRPENPELVRAQQIGLPIWHRSDLLAWFMQQQEGIGIAGAHGKTTTTGMVANMLLQAGLDPTVVVGGTFRTIGGNARLGQGRYLVAEADESDGSFLKLPIKYGVVTNIEADHLDYYGDLSKIITAFRTYLNRLPGDGLAVLGIDNPLTASLAAEHKGPKLTYGFAATADYRVEEPVREGAWQVATVYEGGQKLGQLRLAVPGRHNAVNALAAVALGRHFGLAFPAIADGLAQFQGVMRRFETLGRHLGIWVVDDYAHHPTEVQATLKAARQAGPRRLVACFQPHRYTRTKFLGEEFAHSFAEADLVLLTDIYSAGEDPIPGVSTEGIIAAMPAEVRARTLYCPTLPQLKEKLLQILKPGDLVLTMGAGNIRQVGEELAQILLEAEKEGRQLWTEVASG
- the murB gene encoding UDP-N-acetylmuramate dehydrogenase translates to MDRSSFRLEGDFGEIRWQEPLSRHTTWKLGGPARALVLPERPDQVAALLRYCQEKQIPLLVLGNGSNLLVRDSGWPGVALKLSKLQQLELSGEKIRAQAGVLLPVLARKTMAAGLAGLEWAGGIPATVGGAVLMNAGAHGGQMAEVVEKVTILNWQGEEEVWSSQELDYGYRSSRLKAARPGVVIEASFRLTPADPVQLQQRAQELLAWRQQHQPLNLPSCGSVFKNPPGGSAGRLIESAGCKGWQEGQIQVSPVHANFFVNLGGGTASEALRLMERVQARVAQVHGIKLEPEVQIVG